The Brachyspira hyodysenteriae ATCC 27164 sequence ATAATGCAAATATAAAGGCTATTATCCACCAAAAAATGATAGGCTTTTCTGTCATAAGAAGATAAATCATAAGCCCCAATATTCTAAAACCATCTCTAAATGTATTAAGTTTAGAAAAAGAACCTTCCGGTCTGCTTTTATATTCTGCTTCCATCTCTCCTATTTGCAAACGCATCTGCATAGCAAATATAGTAAGTTCTGCCTCTATCTCAAAACCTTTTGAAGAACATGGAAATGTCTTTACAAATTTATTTGAAAAAACTCTATAGCCGCTCAATATATCATTTACATTATTCCCAAATAAAAACTTTGCAAATGATGTTATCATTTTATTTCCAAATGAATGACCTTTTCTGTATTTTCCAGCCTTACGAACCACTGTTACCATATCTAAATCATTGTCAATTAAATAATTAACTAATTTTGGTATAGCAGAAGCATCACATTCATTATCCCCATCTATAAGTATATAAATATCAGAATCAACTATAGAAAAAGCCTGCCTTACTACTTCACCCTTACCCTGATACATTACTTTTTTTACAATAGCTCCTGCCTCTTTTGCTATATTGTATGAATTATCTGTAGAATTATTATCAAATACATATATTTCACATTCAGGAGAATATTTTTTTATATCTTCAATAACTTGTTTTATAGTAAGCTCTTCATTATAGCATGGAATGATAGCAGAAACTTTCATTTATTTTTTACCTAATTATATTTGTATGAATTATACCATAACAACCTTAATAGTCAATTATACATTAATAATGTATAGTTTATTTAATATATAATATTTTTTAATTATTCATATCCGCTCTTTCAAATATACCCATAAATTGATCACCTATATTTTTGAATGAAAAATACCTTAATAATATATAAACTATATTATTTTTTTGTTTTATAGAGAATTTCCATAAAGAGCTTTCATTATGCAGTGTAAAATTTTTATTAAGCCAATCTCTGCCTAAATGAGAATAAAATGGAAAACCAGCATAAAAAGTTTTTAGTGTTTTAAATCCATTATCATTCATAAATTTTTTCAATTTGACCTTTTTGAAATTTCCTTAAATGTACAATATGAACTTTATAATCTCTTATTTTTCCTGTAGACACTGATATTAATATAATTATTACCATTTTATATCTATATTAAGCTTATTAATTAAAAAAAGATAAAACATTAAAAATAATTTGAACATTCCAATTTTATACAAAAGACGGCATCCCCAAAGTCCTAACCCTTTTATACCATGTTTAGAAAAAGCATGAAATAAGTTTAAATATTTCAGCTTCTTCCAATTACTAAAGTTATTATCAAAATATTCTTTTGTTAGTTTTATATATTCATTAATATTACATAATTTATTTCTGTACACTCTGAAAGGCATAGATATTCCTATATGTATAAATACGAATAGAGTAAGAATATCAATATCAATTAAATTATTTTTTAAATAATCTTGTTTAATATTTACAAGCTCATCTCTGAATTTTTTCATCTCATCAAGTACTAAATGAACATTTATTGTAGAAGAATTATAAACTCTATATCTTATTAATATGTCATTAGTAAATGCTAATTTTTTAGTATACTGATAAATGTCTATCATAAATAAAGGATCATCTACTCCGCATACATTTTTAAATCTAAAATCTTTTATAAAATCATATCTAATTAATTTGTTCCAAAATGCTGTATTAAAAAAAGCTAAATCATCATTAAAGTCTTTTTTTTCTAAATATTGATATTTGTTATTAGTCATTTCTTTGCAGTATACTTTTAATGTTTCTGCATCGAATCTTTCATAACCGCAAAATGTAATATCTGCATTATTATTCTCAGCTGTGATGAATAATTTTTCTAAAAAATTATTTTCTATATCATCATCTCCATCCAAAAATATTATATATTTTCCTGTAATAAGTCCGCTCTCTAATGCTTTGTTTCTAGTATTAGCAGGAGCCCCTGTATTTTGAGGCATAAATATATATTTTATTTTTTCACTAAATTTATCAGCATATTCAAGTATTATTTTTTGAGTATTATCTTTAGAGCAATCATCTACAATAATTATATCAAAATCTTGAAATGTCTGATTGATAAGAGAATCTAAACATCTAGCTATATATTTTTCTGTATTATATGTAGTTACTATTACTGTTATCATATAAAAAATTTATCAAAAATTGTATTTAGCATTGATAATATTATAAATATTATTTTATTATCTAACTCGACTTTAAAATTTATACGTTTAAAATAATATAAATACTAAAAATATAATAGGAAAAAATATCTTCCTTGAACACAACTTATATAATATGAATTAATAGGAGTCAAAGTTAAATATAATCCTGTTAATATTAATGTATAAATTATAAAAGATATTATTTTTAAATCAAGTTTGATTTTTATGCAATAATAATCAACATAGAATAATTCTAACTTTTTGAATTTCTTTTATTTTTCAAGGCATAAAAATACCAATGCAGATATTTAGGCAGCCATGAAAATAGTTTAAACCTAGATTCTCCGCTGGTTCTATCTCTCCAAGTAGATGGTATTTCTGCGATTTTACATCCCATAGCATATGCTTTTACAGTTATCTCCATTCCAAGTTCAAAGCCGCCATTACTTTCAATTGTGATGCTGTCTAAAACTTTTCTGGAATACATTTTAAAACTATTAGATATATCATGAGTATTTATACCTGTTAATATATGAAGGCTTATACCTGCGGTTCTTGACATTAAACCTTTGAAAAATGGTCCACCTATTTGTCTGCCACCTTTCATATACCTAGATCCGCATACTAAATCATAACCTTCCTCTGTTATTTTTTTATACATATTATCAACGATTTCCAAACTATCAGATAAATCAGCCATTATTACTAAAACAGGATTATTATTTTCTAAATATAATCCTGTTTTAATGGCATTTAAAACACCTCTTCCATATTTATTTTTTAATAAATTTATATCAAAATTATACAATTCTTTTATTTTATTAACTTCTTCTAAAGTATTATCTTCATCAAAGTCATATATTATAAATACAGATATAGGTACTTTGATATTATTTTTTATTTCATCAAATAGTTTTTTTATATTATCTTTTTCATTATAAACCGGAACAATAACATTTAACATTTTTATATATTTCCAAATTTAATTTGCTCTTTGATCCAAGGGATAACTTCATCTAACATTTCAGATAAAGTAGTAGTAGCTTCAAAACCTAATATTCTTTTAGCTTTTTCAACAGATGGTACTCTTTTTTGAACATCATATTGATAAGGTTCATCAGATACAAAATTTAAAGGCTTATCCCCATTAATCTTTTTCCATATAACAGCAGCTAATTCTTTAACTGTAGTAGATTGAGCTGTAGATATATTGAAATCTTCATTAATAGCTTTATCACTTTCAATACAAGTAACTATTCCTCTAGCTAAATCTCCTCCATAAGTATAATGTCTTATTTGATTTCCGCTTCCTAATATATGTAAAGGATCTTGTCCTTTTAATACCTTCTGTACTAAATCTGGTACAACATGGCTCATAGCTAATTTCACATTACCTGAATTTATCTCTTTTTCATTTTTAGCTCTTCTTTCACCTATTCCTACACAATTAAATGGTCTTATTATCGTATATGGAAGTTTATACTGTTCATAAGCACCTTTAGTAAAATATTCACAGGCTAACTTTTGAAAACCATAAGTAGATAAAGGAGGAGGACATTTAAATTGCTCGCCTTCTTCTGTAGGGTAAGTAGAAGTGGATTCAAATACCATAGAAGATGATAAAACATTAATTTTCTTTAGTTTTTTATTTTTGAATGCCCATATAGCACTGTCAAAAGTAGAAGCTATAATTTTTTCATTTTCAGCAAGCAAATCATAAGCATACTCATGAAAATAAGTTATACCTCCTATCATAGCGGCTATTGCCACAACTTGATCGCAATCCTCAATTAAATTTTTCATCAAGTTTATATCTTTTACATCACCATCAACTTTTGTAAATTTAGGGTGATTATCATAACTTTTCTCTAAATAACCATATTTACTATAATTGTCTATACCAATAACCTCATGGCCTCTTTCTAAAAGCTGATCAACTAAATATCCGGATATAAATCCAGCTGAACCTGTAATTAAAATTTTCATATTTTATTCCTTTATAATTAATTTTTTTTGCTACAATAAAAAATTGTTTTCCAAATATTTTCCAAAATATTGGAAGTTTTAAATATAGCCATATTAAAAATGTATTCTTGTGCAGTTTAATTTTGGTAGAAAAAGATAAAAATCTATCAACCGCTTTTTAAATAAATTATATAATTCCTCCATTACCTAATAAATTCCAAACATCTACTATTTTTTTATCAGTCTTTATATCCTTATATATCTTATGCGGTGCACCAATTATAAATATATCTGATTTTTCTATAATTTCTTCTAAAGATATTAAATCATTATCTTTAACATAAGGATCTGAACATAATACTTTTTTAGATGAAATAGACAAAATCTTTTTTAATTTGTAACTTAAAGATTCTCTTATATCATCAGATTCTGATTTAAATGCCATACCTAATATTCCAACCGTTAATTCTTTTAAATTATGTTTTAAAGATAAAGATTTAACTATATAATTAGGAAGCCCCTCATTTATAAGCATTGCAGTGTGTCCTAAATAAAAATTACCGTTATTAAAAGCTCCAAGCTGCATTGAGTCTTTAAAAAGACATGGACCTGCTGCAAATCCTGCCTTTGGAAAATCTTTAGTACGAGGATAATTAAATGTCATAGCATCGTAAATCTTATAAAAATCTAAGCCATAATCATTAGCTATCATATAAAATTGATTAGATACCGAGAACTTTATATATCTCCATACATTAGTAAATAATTTAGTAACTTCCGCTTCCATAGGTTCTAAAACTATTATATCTTTTGTCAATAAAGAAAATAATTCCCTGGCTCTTTCCAATCCTTTATCTGTAAATGAAGATATTATTTGCGGAAGATTATATAATTCTTCCATAGCTTTACCTTCAAGAATTCTCTCAGGGCAAAATGCTATATCAGGAGTCAAATTATGCTCTAAAAACCAATCTCTTATTTTTGATGATATACCAGGATAAACAGTGGAACGAAGTATTATTAATTGATCATTATTAATATAAGGTACTAATTCATCTATCATTCTTTTTATATTAGAAAAAGTAGGATTTAAATGCTCATCAACAGGAGTACCAACTATAATTATTACTATTTTTGAATCTTTAATTACATCAGGTTTCAAACTCAAACTTAAAGTCCTATCTTTAAGAACTTTTTTAAGCATATCTTCCATATTTTCCTCATAAAAAGGAATTATACCATTAATAACATCATTATATACTTTTTCATTAATATCATAAATGCAAACTTTTTTACCTTCATTTGCTAATGCTATTGATAATGGAAGTCCCACATGGCCAAGCCCGCCTATTACTGATACATCATACATAATATACTATTCTCCTTTTTCATTATTGTCTTTTAGATAATCATATTTACTGTAAAACACATTAAAGTTATATTTTTCTAATACTGAAAATCTATTTTTTAGATCATTCAAAGTTCCCCATGGATATATTCCTGAAAGATAGTCTCTATTTTGAAAATTTTTATAATTTACAAGTCTATACTGCAGTATTTTTCTTACTCTATATTCATTATATAAACTATTTAATGCCGGTATTGAATTATTCATAAAAATAATGACTGATATAACAAATATAAAATTTTTATATTTATAAAATATATTTGTAAAATTATTGAAATAAAGAATAAATAGTGCTATAGGAAGCAAATTAGTAAATGTTACATATCTTGAAGCTACACCATAAGATGATCTAGAAATTGTTATTGACAATATAAATCCGTATGAAAATATTAATAATAATAAAGGAAATATATTATCAACTATTTTTTTATTAATAATTAAATAAATAGTTATAAAAATACTTAAAAGAAATAATACTATACCTAAAAATAAATTTTTATATATAGAAGATGATATTGCTATAAAAAAAGTATTAGTTATTTGTGATGAAAAAGAGAATTCCTCATTTGATGGTTTATGATAACCATAAAAATATAATATAAAACAACTTATTCCAAATAATAATATCATTATTAATGACTTTTTATTGATATTACTTATTTCTTTAGATAGGAAAAATAATACTAATAAAATCAAAAAAGACATCCATATTATTAAACCTTGAGCAGATGAAAATGATGCTATTATGCCAAATATAATAGTAAATATAATATAAACTTTTTTATTATTTATGGTATAAAGATAATAAAAATAAAAACTTAAAACCGTTGCAGTAAATATTATATACCAAGCTATTTGAAATGACCATATTGTATTTTCTCTTTGTCTTAGAGAAAATAAAATTACAAATAAAAATGACATTAAAATGCTGATATATCTATTATCTTTTTTATAAAAATATTTTATGATAAAAAAACATCCTACTATATATATAATAAAAGATATATATGTTATTACAGTTGTATTCCATTTAGTTAATTCAAGTATAGGAAGAGAAATTATTCTTGAAAAAAATATTCTATGTTCATTATGCTGATTAAATAAAAATGATAAAAGTTCAAATATATTTTTATTAGAATTTTTAATGATATCATAATAATTTACTAATTCCCATTCATCTGCCACAACAATATTTACAGATCCTACTATTAAATATATTAGATAAATTAATATAGATGAAGCAAATATAACATATAAAGAGGCATTTATATTGACTAACAACAATATGATAAATATAGATATTACAGCAATAGTTATTAATTTTTTATCGGGATTAAGATTATAACTAATTTCTAAACTACTATCTTCTAAAGAATTATTAGAAGTAAATACTATATAATCATTTTCCAAATTTAAATTATTATTTAAATTTTCAAGCAATATAGACTTTATTTCTGTAATTCCTTTGGGCATAATAAAACGTAATGAATATGAATTATCAGTATTATAATTAATTTCTCTTGTATCTGTTAATACTATATAATCATTGGAAGAATTTTCTTTAATTGTATTTCTAAATAAATTATTTCCATTAAGACTCCACTTTATTATACTGCTTTCAGGTATTTGCTTTGCTAATATAGTTATTTTATATTTGTCTCCAATAGAGAAATTTGGAAACTCTATATTATAATAATAAATATTATTATCCGCTTCATTGTATATTATAAAACTATTATTATCTGTATAATAAATGTTTGTATTTTGTACATAATGACTTTCTGGTTTATTAGTAATTTCTAAAGAATAACCATAGTATTTTATTATATTAGTATTGTTTAATGCTGCTGTATTAATATGAAATAAGTTACTGAATTTTTTTATTTTAGCTTTATAAATATATCCAACATTACTTTTATTTATAAGTTCTATATCTGTTAATTTTGATTTATGCTTTATGCTTGATGTTATTATTACAAACAATATAAATACTACGGTTAATGATGAATACAATATAATTATATATTTTTTATGATTAATAAAAAAAGAAATAATTATATTAATTATATATAATAATGATTTTCTAAATCTTTCTTGAAAAATCAAATATAAAAATAATAAAAATACAAACAATAATAATAGATTTGTTTTTATTCTTAAAGTATAATAAACATTATCAATATTTTCTTCATTATTAAAGGCTTTAGAAGAAATCAAATCACCATAAGGACCACCATTTTTACGCATTTCAATTTCTTCAATAAAATTATTATCTTTTATAATTTTATTAATATCTATATAAACATTATAAATATCATTATTTCTAAATACTTTATCATAATATTTTATTCTAAAACTATAACTATAATTTGTAATAGAATCATTTGTAAATATAAAATTATTTATGGATTTATAATCTAGTTTCCCATCCACTATAAAATTATCTTTAATATTTAATAATCCATTTATTCTAAGAGTATTATCTATATTATATTCAAAATCTCCTAAATATCCTATTCTATTTTTATTGCCCAATAAATAAAAAATTATTAAACTTAAAATGGAAAGTATTATAATAAATAAATATATTTTAAGGAATAATTTTTTAATTTTCATTTTTTATTCCATAAAATAAAGTTATCAAATTGATATTGAATAAAATGTTTTTTGCAACAAGTATAGATCTGCTTAAGAAAGTAAAACTTGAGAATGTAAAGAGTTTGTTTGTTTGTTTGTTTGTTTGTTTGTTTGTTTGTTTGTTTGTTTGTCATACTTTCTCCGCTATATTCAAATATTTTATCATAAATAAACCTATAGTCAACTATTATAAGCATTCTAATTTAATTAAACATATTATTAATTTATAATAATATATTTTAAAATTATTTTATATCTATTTTATTTCTACTATATCAATATTAATGTATATTTTTTTCTTGTATAATTTCAATCCTTTTCCATAAAACCTTATTGTTTTTACACTATCTTCCATTTTATTATTAAATATACTTTCAAATTCATATAGTGAAGTTGGTAATTTATTTATAATCATTCCATTTTTTAACATAGGAAGCAAAATTCTAAATGAATATTTCTTACCGCTATAAGTTTCTATTTCAGCGGAAATAGGAGGTATTTGATAAACCAATTTTGCTATTTTACCAAAAATATTTAATTTCATATCTGCTTTCAATATCAAATAAGTATTATCATTTGTTATATTTTCAATATTTATTTTATCTTCATAAATATTTATTTTCTGTGTATAATTTGATTGTAAATTATTATTTAATTTAATCTCTCTTTTTTTTAACAGCATGTATATGCCATCATATATATCATAGACATCATAATTATTGTATATTTTTTGATAAGTTAATGGGGTATCCGTTAATGTAAGTCTTCTATCTATAGTTCCCCATTCAAATATGATATATTCCGGAGAATTTTCATTATCAAAAAAATCAGAATTCAATTTATCTAAATATGGAGTATAAATTGAATATGACTGAAATATAGGCATAGGTTTAAAATTCAAGTTATTATTACAAACATAAGATACTTCAATTGGATATATTGTAACTGTATTAGTTGATATCTCACTAAGCATTTCATTAGGAAGTTTTATTAATCTATCAGATTCGTATTGCTTATTATCATTTAATTTATTTATACTATAAGCTATACTATCATATTTTCCTGTAAATAAAAAATTAAATATATTAACTATATTAACATTATTAATTATCGAAACAGCAAAAATCATGATAACTATAAATAGTTTTAATTTTGTTTTCTCATTTATTGTAGATAATACTAGGATAGAAGAAATAAACAAAAATGGCGGAGCAAAAATCCAATCATGTCTTACAAATGCATGTTTGAAATTCAAATAAAATAATATACCGCATAAAGACATATAAAGCCACTTTTGATCTTTTTTACGAAAATAATAAATTATTAAATACACATATATTATTGCAAATATATACCCTATTAAAATATTGTACCATTTTTTACTTTCAACGCTCATTGAATATATATAGCCAGAACTTATTTCAATAGAAGATTTAAAATAATTATAAAAATCTAATATATTCCTGTTATATATCAGATATATAACAGGAATTAAAATTAAACTAAATAATAGTATAACGCTGTAATTTATAATGGATTTTTTATCTCTATAAATTATAACATATACTAAATATATTATTAGCATAGATACATTCAACAATCCGCTGGATACTTTAATAAAAAATGCTATAGCCATTAATATACCTGCTATAATATATGGAATATATTTGTAATTACTTTTACTATCTATTATTAATAATATAGCTATTAAAAATGATATATAATAATCAAATAAACTATAAAATATACCAAGACTAAAATAATATAGAAAAGGCATAATTAAAAACATTATATTTAAATTATCATATTTTTCTATTAATTTATAAATAGCAAGTATAAATATTATATAAATAATAATTTTAAATATAAAACTTATTATTAAATTATTATCAAGATTAATCGGAGATATTAAATATCCTAAAAATCCATAAGTAAATACTATATCTTTTCCGAATTTAAATCCTAATTTATCAGCAGCATTAATGAAATACATCCAAGATGGATCTAAACCATTCGCTACTAATATATTACTAATAGTTGGAAATGAAATAAAAGAGAATATTAGTATAAAAATATATTTATAATATTTTTGAATAAAGTTATTTTTACTAAGAATTAAGCAAATAAATATTAAATAAAAATATAATATAATATTAACAATATTTTTTAAAATATCGTTAATATCTATACTATATTCTACAGTGCTATTAGAAACCGTTTTAATATCTATATTATTTTCTAATCTTAATATCAATTCTTCATCTTCAATACTAAAGCTAGATTTATCTTCATAATCAATAATACTGATACTTTTTAGATTAATATTAAATAAATTACTATCCGTATAATTATCTATTTTTACTTTATAAATACTATCAAAATTATTTTTCATTACTAGATCATAATATGATAATCTGCTTTTAAATTTATAATTTATCAATAATAAATTTGACACTATTAATAAAATAATAATTGAAGAAAATAAAGTAAAAATTAATTTAAAATATTTATAATTTATAAAGAAATTATAAAATATTATTAATTTTTTATAAAAAGTTAAATACAAATACATTAATATCATTATTATAATTGTAACTGTAATAACATTTCTAACTTTTAAAGTATAACTTATATTATCAATTTTTTCTCCATTTATTATTTTATCAGAAATTAGTTCTCCATACGGACTTCCATTTTTTTGCATTTTAATTTTTTTAATAAAATTATGTTCTTGAAAAATTTTATTTGTATCTAAATAAACACCATATATATCACTATTTCTAAATACTTTATCATAATATTTTATTCTAAAATCATAACTATAATTTGTAATAGAATCATTTGTAAATATAAAGTTTTTTATAGATTTTTTGTCTAGAATTCCATCTATTATAAAATTATCTCTGATGTTTAACAAACCATTTAATTTAAGAGTATTATTTATTTGATATTCATCAAATATAAATTCTCCTAAATACCCTATTCTATTTTTATTACCTAATACTGAAAGAACTATTAAAGATAAACTGCAAAGTATTAATAAAAATAAATATATTTTTAGGAATAATTTATTATTTTTCACAAACTACTCCATAAAATACAAAGATGTATTTAGATTGATAAATTTTTTTTTGTATATTTAGATAAATTAGACTAGAAAATAAATTTAGGCTTGTTGCTTGTTGCTTGTTGCTTGTTGCTTGTTGCTTGTTGCTTGTTGCTTGTCATAAGAGCTCCGATTTTAAATCATTATATAGTATATAAAAAAATAATCAAGTATATATTAATAATAATCGAATAATAGCATATGTTTATAAAAGAGTATTAATTTATGGAACTCTTTTTTATTTTGATATATAATAAGAATATCATAGTGTAAAGGGTTATTTATGTCTGATGAAAATGCTATAGAATTATTAGATGAATCTCCTTCTGAAGAATTAAGTGATTCATTACCTCATAAACAAACATGTAATAATATTTTAAATATAATTAATAATAAAAAGTTATTAAGAAAGGTAATATTATTAAGCGGAGTTAGAGGAGCAGGAAAAACTACAATAATACAAAAACTTATAAAAGAAAATGAAAAAGATAAAAATAAAGTATTTATAACAATAGATGCATGGAATGCTCCTGAAGATGTTCTAAAAAAAGAATTTTTAAGATGTTTATATAGAGGAATAAACAATAATGGTAATAAAAAATTGCAAAAGAAAATAGA is a genomic window containing:
- a CDS encoding glycosyltransferase family 2 protein: MITVIVTTYNTEKYIARCLDSLINQTFQDFDIIIVDDCSKDNTQKIILEYADKFSEKIKYIFMPQNTGAPANTRNKALESGLITGKYIIFLDGDDDIENNFLEKLFITAENNNADITFCGYERFDAETLKVYCKEMTNNKYQYLEKKDFNDDLAFFNTAFWNKLIRYDFIKDFRFKNVCGVDDPLFMIDIYQYTKKLAFTNDILIRYRVYNSSTINVHLVLDEMKKFRDELVNIKQDYLKNNLIDIDILTLFVFIHIGISMPFRVYRNKLCNINEYIKLTKEYFDNNFSNWKKLKYLNLFHAFSKHGIKGLGLWGCRLLYKIGMFKLFLMFYLFLINKLNIDIKW
- a CDS encoding ArnT family glycosyltransferase, whose protein sequence is MKNNKLFLKIYLFLLILCSLSLIVLSVLGNKNRIGYLGEFIFDEYQINNTLKLNGLLNIRDNFIIDGILDKKSIKNFIFTNDSITNYSYDFRIKYYDKVFRNSDIYGVYLDTNKIFQEHNFIKKIKMQKNGSPYGELISDKIINGEKIDNISYTLKVRNVITVTIIIMILMYLYLTFYKKLIIFYNFFINYKYFKLIFTLFSSIIILLIVSNLLLINYKFKSRLSYYDLVMKNNFDSIYKVKIDNYTDSNLFNINLKSISIIDYEDKSSFSIEDEELILRLENNIDIKTVSNSTVEYSIDINDILKNIVNIILYFYLIFICLILSKNNFIQKYYKYIFILIFSFISFPTISNILVANGLDPSWMYFINAADKLGFKFGKDIVFTYGFLGYLISPINLDNNLIISFIFKIIIYIIFILAIYKLIEKYDNLNIMFLIMPFLYYFSLGIFYSLFDYYISFLIAILLIIDSKSNYKYIPYIIAGILMAIAFFIKVSSGLLNVSMLIIYLVYVIIYRDKKSIINYSVILLFSLILIPVIYLIYNRNILDFYNYFKSSIEISSGYIYSMSVESKKWYNILIGYIFAIIYVYLIIYYFRKKDQKWLYMSLCGILFYLNFKHAFVRHDWIFAPPFLFISSILVLSTINEKTKLKLFIVIMIFAVSIINNVNIVNIFNFLFTGKYDSIAYSINKLNDNKQYESDRLIKLPNEMLSEISTNTVTIYPIEVSYVCNNNLNFKPMPIFQSYSIYTPYLDKLNSDFFDNENSPEYIIFEWGTIDRRLTLTDTPLTYQKIYNNYDVYDIYDGIYMLLKKREIKLNNNLQSNYTQKINIYEDKINIENITNDNTYLILKADMKLNIFGKIAKLVYQIPPISAEIETYSGKKYSFRILLPMLKNGMIINKLPTSLYEFESIFNNKMEDSVKTIRFYGKGLKLYKKKIYINIDIVEIK
- a CDS encoding nucleotide sugar dehydrogenase; this translates as MYDVSVIGGLGHVGLPLSIALANEGKKVCIYDINEKVYNDVINGIIPFYEENMEDMLKKVLKDRTLSLSLKPDVIKDSKIVIIIVGTPVDEHLNPTFSNIKRMIDELVPYINNDQLIILRSTVYPGISSKIRDWFLEHNLTPDIAFCPERILEGKAMEELYNLPQIISSFTDKGLERARELFSLLTKDIIVLEPMEAEVTKLFTNVWRYIKFSVSNQFYMIANDYGLDFYKIYDAMTFNYPRTKDFPKAGFAAGPCLFKDSMQLGAFNNGNFYLGHTAMLINEGLPNYIVKSLSLKHNLKELTVGILGMAFKSESDDIRESLSYKLKKILSISSKKVLCSDPYVKDNDLISLEEIIEKSDIFIIGAPHKIYKDIKTDKKIVDVWNLLGNGGII
- a CDS encoding glycosyltransferase family 2 protein; translation: MKVSAIIPCYNEELTIKQVIEDIKKYSPECEIYVFDNNSTDNSYNIAKEAGAIVKKVMYQGKGEVVRQAFSIVDSDIYILIDGDNECDASAIPKLVNYLIDNDLDMVTVVRKAGKYRKGHSFGNKMITSFAKFLFGNNVNDILSGYRVFSNKFVKTFPCSSKGFEIEAELTIFAMQMRLQIGEMEAEYKSRPEGSFSKLNTFRDGFRILGLMIYLLMTEKPIIFWWIIAFIFALCGFYYGIPLIIQFINIGVVPVATSVLATGLILLSGICIITGLIMNAVGRVISENRRFKYNSIK
- a CDS encoding glycosyltransferase; the encoded protein is MLNVIVPVYNEKDNIKKLFDEIKNNIKVPISVFIIYDFDEDNTLEEVNKIKELYNFDINLLKNKYGRGVLNAIKTGLYLENNNPVLVIMADLSDSLEIVDNMYKKITEEGYDLVCGSRYMKGGRQIGGPFFKGLMSRTAGISLHILTGINTHDISNSFKMYSRKVLDSITIESNGGFELGMEITVKAYAMGCKIAEIPSTWRDRTSGESRFKLFSWLPKYLHWYFYALKNKRNSKS
- a CDS encoding NAD-dependent epimerase/dehydratase family protein, with product MKILITGSAGFISGYLVDQLLERGHEVIGIDNYSKYGYLEKSYDNHPKFTKVDGDVKDINLMKNLIEDCDQVVAIAAMIGGITYFHEYAYDLLAENEKIIASTFDSAIWAFKNKKLKKINVLSSSMVFESTSTYPTEEGEQFKCPPPLSTYGFQKLACEYFTKGAYEQYKLPYTIIRPFNCVGIGERRAKNEKEINSGNVKLAMSHVVPDLVQKVLKGQDPLHILGSGNQIRHYTYGGDLARGIVTCIESDKAINEDFNISTAQSTTVKELAAVIWKKINGDKPLNFVSDEPYQYDVQKRVPSVEKAKRILGFEATTTLSEMLDEVIPWIKEQIKFGNI